One Sulfolobus sp. S-194 DNA segment encodes these proteins:
- a CDS encoding ATP-dependent helicase, whose protein sequence is MNYTNYFTDDEILNLLTSQVSRWFKEKYKTFTPPQRGAIPLIKMNKNVLVSSPTGSGKTLAAFLGILDTLIDLGYKNQLEDKIYAIYISPLRALNNDMKRNLFEPLQELREKNPDLPEIKIAVRTSDTSSYEKQKMLRNPPHILITTPESFGISLVSPKFREKLSDAKWIIVDEIHELANSKRGAYLMGMLELYQALVAKNELVRIGLSATVSPLDEVAKFLVGKDREYNIVDARFVKPIDIRVISPVKDLVHATEEEVSQGIYSFLVEEIKKHKTTLIFTNTRSAAERVSYKLRKIFETEKIFDSDLVAAHHSSLSRDVRLEVEEKLKRGELKVVVSSTSLELGIDIGYIDLVILLSSPKSVSRLLQRIGRAGHNIRNISKGRIVVVDRDDLVECTVLAKLARDRKIDKIHIPMKPLDVLSQLIVAASLITPINKEELFKIITRAYNYYDLDYKEFDSVLSYLQGNYELEAKNVYSKIRVENNIIKPKRGSRMIFFLNSGTIPDEANIAVKTEDGKYVGNLEEDFAEILIPGDIFVLSGKTYEFIRSEGNLAIVRSAEGQKPTVPSWFSEMLPLAYDSALEVGKFRGFVANLIEKGINKKEAIEIIAKEYEISKNAAWSIYEYVLEEYLFTNGIVPTDKLILIEIYDEENRRNFIFHALYGRRALDALSRAVAFVISEELNLDLRISITDNGFIITIPKIIDYDIKDVLYKLDPNEMYKILSKVILRTEMIKKRFRHCAERSFMLLRRYKGRETSIDRRQLNSEILLNVVKEYEGFPVLKETIREILEDYMDIEKAIEIAKKVREGEIYVKVIGPNRIPSPFAHNIILKEHSDVVLAEEKRDLLRKLHDKVIEFLRNKGINIDLKYTEI, encoded by the coding sequence ATTAATTATACAAATTACTTTACCGATGATGAAATACTAAATCTGTTAACGTCTCAAGTATCACGTTGGTTTAAAGAGAAATACAAGACCTTTACCCCGCCTCAGCGTGGTGCTATACCCTTAATAAAGATGAATAAAAATGTCTTAGTATCTAGTCCTACTGGTAGTGGTAAAACGCTTGCAGCATTTCTTGGAATATTAGATACATTAATTGATTTAGGATATAAGAATCAATTAGAGGACAAAATTTATGCTATTTACATATCCCCTTTAAGGGCTCTTAACAATGATATGAAAAGAAACCTATTTGAACCTTTACAAGAACTAAGAGAGAAGAACCCAGATTTACCTGAAATAAAAATTGCCGTAAGGACCAGTGATACCTCTTCCTATGAAAAACAGAAGATGTTACGAAATCCTCCTCACATTCTGATTACAACTCCAGAATCATTTGGAATTTCACTAGTATCTCCAAAATTTAGAGAGAAACTCAGTGACGCAAAATGGATTATAGTTGATGAAATTCATGAACTAGCTAACAGTAAAAGGGGAGCTTATTTAATGGGTATGTTAGAATTATATCAAGCTTTAGTTGCAAAAAATGAATTAGTTAGAATAGGCTTAAGCGCTACGGTATCTCCTTTAGACGAAGTAGCAAAATTCTTAGTTGGTAAAGACAGAGAATATAATATAGTAGATGCACGATTTGTTAAACCCATAGATATCAGAGTAATTTCACCAGTAAAAGATTTAGTTCATGCAACAGAAGAAGAAGTAAGCCAAGGAATATATTCGTTCTTAGTAGAAGAAATAAAAAAACATAAAACAACTTTGATATTCACTAATACAAGAAGTGCAGCTGAAAGAGTATCATATAAATTAAGGAAAATTTTTGAAACAGAGAAGATTTTTGACAGTGATTTAGTAGCAGCACATCATAGTAGTCTTAGTAGGGATGTAAGATTAGAAGTAGAGGAAAAGTTAAAAAGAGGAGAATTAAAGGTAGTCGTATCATCTACTAGCCTAGAGTTAGGAATTGATATAGGATATATTGATTTAGTTATTCTTCTTAGTAGCCCCAAAAGTGTAAGTAGATTACTACAAAGAATTGGAAGAGCTGGACATAATATAAGGAATATAAGTAAAGGTAGAATTGTTGTTGTAGATAGGGACGATTTAGTAGAATGTACCGTCTTAGCTAAGTTAGCCAGGGATAGAAAGATAGATAAGATTCACATCCCAATGAAGCCTTTAGATGTTTTGTCTCAACTTATAGTCGCTGCTTCCTTAATTACTCCAATTAATAAAGAAGAATTATTTAAAATTATAACTAGAGCTTATAATTATTACGACTTAGACTATAAAGAGTTTGATTCTGTCTTGTCGTATTTACAAGGTAATTATGAGCTAGAAGCTAAAAATGTGTACTCTAAGATTAGAGTTGAAAATAACATAATTAAGCCTAAAAGAGGATCTAGAATGATATTCTTTTTAAATAGTGGTACTATTCCAGATGAAGCCAATATAGCAGTAAAGACAGAAGATGGAAAATACGTAGGCAATTTGGAAGAGGATTTCGCTGAAATTCTAATTCCAGGTGACATATTTGTATTATCAGGAAAAACTTATGAGTTTATTAGAAGTGAAGGTAATCTAGCAATTGTTAGAAGTGCTGAAGGTCAAAAGCCAACAGTTCCAAGTTGGTTCTCAGAAATGCTTCCTTTAGCTTACGATTCTGCATTAGAGGTTGGAAAGTTTAGGGGCTTTGTGGCTAATTTAATTGAAAAAGGTATTAATAAGAAAGAAGCTATTGAGATTATCGCAAAGGAATATGAAATTAGTAAAAATGCAGCCTGGTCTATATATGAGTATGTATTAGAAGAATACTTATTTACAAATGGTATTGTTCCTACTGATAAATTAATTTTAATAGAAATATATGATGAAGAGAATAGGAGAAATTTTATATTTCACGCTCTTTACGGTAGAAGGGCTCTTGACGCATTATCTAGGGCGGTAGCTTTCGTAATTAGTGAAGAATTAAATTTGGATTTGAGGATATCTATTACCGATAATGGTTTTATTATAACTATACCTAAAATTATAGATTATGACATTAAGGATGTATTATATAAGCTAGACCCTAATGAAATGTATAAGATATTATCTAAAGTTATATTAAGAACAGAAATGATAAAGAAAAGATTCAGGCATTGTGCCGAAAGATCCTTTATGCTCTTAAGACGTTATAAGGGAAGGGAAACTAGTATTGATAGAAGACAACTTAATTCAGAGATTTTACTAAACGTAGTCAAGGAATATGAAGGGTTTCCAGTATTGAAAGAGACAATAAGAGAAATATTGGAAGACTATATGGATATAGAAAAAGCTATAGAGATAGCTAAAAAAGTGAGAGAAGGAGAGATATATGTAAAGGTTATAGGTCCTAATAGAATTCCTAGTCCATTTGCCCATAACATTATCTTGAAAGAGCACTCTGATGTTGTGCTAGCTGAAGAAAAGAGAGACTTATTGAGAAAGTTGCACGATAAGGTTATTGAATTCTTGAGGAATAAGGGAATTAATATCGATCTCAAATATACTGAAATCTGA
- a CDS encoding CBS domain-containing protein has product MQNLSSTQREILLALVDLYNRYKRMIKSKEVADVIGKDEGTVRNIILSLKVLGLIESKPGPNGGYVPTLKAYESIKNPIITPVFDQISLYKDGLETDIKISNIELLDITNPSGNKVLLRVNGDLRKLKVGDSIKIGPIPYTRLVIEGVVIHIDDTRKELIADVTRMISIPKVQIKSLISKKLVALKPDMTLKEASQIFYKEGIRGAPVLDNEGKTLGILTTADIIKAFFEGKHDAKVSDYMKTNVISIRDEDDILTAIKKMLIYNVGRLLVYNQDQKVIGIVTRTDILKTIAGLEELITP; this is encoded by the coding sequence ATGCAGAATCTATCATCTACTCAGAGGGAAATACTTCTAGCATTAGTAGACCTATATAACAGGTATAAAAGAATGATAAAGAGCAAAGAAGTTGCTGATGTTATTGGAAAGGATGAGGGAACAGTTAGAAACATAATTCTTAGCCTTAAAGTATTAGGCTTAATAGAATCTAAGCCGGGACCTAATGGTGGTTATGTTCCTACCTTAAAAGCTTATGAGTCTATTAAAAATCCAATTATTACACCTGTATTTGATCAAATAAGTTTATATAAGGATGGACTAGAAACGGACATAAAAATTAGTAATATTGAGCTTCTTGATATTACAAACCCTTCTGGGAATAAAGTGCTTTTAAGAGTAAACGGAGACTTAAGAAAATTAAAAGTGGGAGATTCTATAAAGATCGGTCCTATTCCTTATACTAGACTAGTAATAGAAGGAGTTGTTATACATATTGACGATACAAGAAAAGAACTAATTGCAGATGTAACTAGAATGATCAGTATACCAAAAGTCCAGATAAAAAGTTTGATCTCAAAGAAGTTAGTAGCCCTAAAACCGGATATGACTTTAAAAGAAGCATCTCAAATATTTTACAAAGAGGGAATCAGAGGAGCACCAGTACTTGACAATGAAGGAAAAACGCTAGGAATCTTGACTACGGCTGATATAATTAAGGCTTTCTTTGAGGGAAAACATGATGCAAAAGTAAGTGATTATATGAAAACTAATGTTATTAGCATAAGAGACGAAGATGATATTTTGACTGCAATAAAGAAAATGTTAATATATAATGTAGGTAGACTCCTAGTATATAATCAAGATCAGAAAGTTATAGGAATAGTGACTAGAACTGATATACTTAAGACAATAGCAGGTTTAGAGGAGTTGATAACTCCTTGA
- a CDS encoding DUF2192 domain-containing protein: MVKEIYKERVKVLTDLWSKILQDENLARGDVIELLKESYEEKGIKPIRGFKAEDLYEKELISLYVVGKDGLGLFDDYRDIFNRLFSFEINYDDALKLILENKTLDAYEKLDRDKGNVAKSLRLAFIETVFSFKPEEILFNAIRNLNNTALDDLKHTAVSFSRFYTAFKIAEGIAEKSIRDKMSLEVMKKVIAINIGIKYPLPRQEYISLIASEVFNINQKILKRIFS; the protein is encoded by the coding sequence ATGGTTAAAGAGATTTACAAAGAACGCGTCAAAGTACTTACTGATCTTTGGAGCAAAATATTGCAAGATGAAAATTTAGCTAGGGGCGATGTTATTGAGCTACTTAAGGAGTCTTATGAGGAAAAAGGTATAAAACCTATAAGAGGTTTTAAAGCAGAAGATTTATATGAGAAAGAATTAATTAGTTTATATGTTGTAGGAAAGGACGGATTAGGACTATTTGATGATTATAGAGACATTTTTAATAGACTCTTTAGTTTTGAAATAAACTATGATGATGCCTTAAAACTTATACTAGAAAATAAAACTTTAGACGCTTATGAAAAACTTGATAGAGATAAAGGCAATGTTGCAAAATCTCTAAGGCTAGCATTTATTGAAACAGTGTTTTCATTTAAGCCCGAGGAGATCTTGTTTAATGCAATAAGGAATCTAAATAATACGGCTTTAGATGATTTAAAGCACACTGCAGTTAGCTTCTCAAGATTTTATACTGCATTTAAGATAGCTGAAGGAATAGCTGAAAAGAGTATAAGAGATAAAATGTCATTAGAAGTTATGAAAAAAGTAATAGCTATAAATATTGGAATAAAATATCCTTTGCCAAGGCAAGAATATATTAGTTTGATAGCTTCGGAAGTATTTAACATTAATCAAAAAATTCTAAAAAGAATATTTTCTTAG
- a CDS encoding helix-turn-helix transcriptional regulator yields MRIIHNLSKDARERIISLLLEKRSKKELAEELDVSPSAITKFLNGLTHPSDKTIERAIEIADEEEKERIYEIIVEDIMESLEEFVKNNYSINEKIKNMITRSF; encoded by the coding sequence ATGAGAATTATACATAATCTTAGTAAAGATGCCAGAGAGAGAATAATAAGTCTATTGCTAGAAAAAAGAAGTAAAAAAGAGCTAGCTGAAGAGTTAGACGTATCACCTTCCGCTATAACCAAATTTTTAAATGGATTAACGCATCCAAGTGATAAGACTATAGAAAGGGCAATAGAAATAGCTGATGAAGAGGAAAAAGAAAGAATATATGAGATAATAGTTGAAGATATAATGGAAAGTCTTGAGGAATTCGTAAAAAATAACTATTCAATCAACGAAAAAATTAAAAACATGATAACTAGATCTTTTTAG
- a CDS encoding zinc-binding alcohol dehydrogenase family protein, producing MNAIVFDLGITMKDIVEKPIKNDFLLVSPIKVLISGIENSIYTGLLWIHPGTILGSTGIVKIDAVGLDVDAQLEGRYAIVLPYSKKYGGIGTEIDGILVEKAIIPDDSIIPLPPDYIEKFILYPFVSIGLQLRKIARGENVLIIGDGLTGLVSAQMLVGYANRISMFRDDAYKIKIYGVEEVKEIDNKKWEVILITTMRSWPRAVLRSLPIDAVVIMPRFMNTWPALSPNNIKLIEPAKISGVFEYIESEITDKFFNELIGISDDLFSSIPTSKPGIIINIEKLFKKI from the coding sequence ATGAATGCAATAGTATTTGATTTAGGTATTACAATGAAAGATATTGTTGAAAAACCTATTAAAAATGATTTCCTATTAGTATCTCCCATAAAGGTATTAATATCTGGAATAGAAAACTCAATTTATACTGGGCTACTTTGGATTCACCCAGGTACAATATTAGGAAGCACGGGAATTGTAAAAATTGATGCAGTAGGTCTAGATGTTGATGCTCAATTAGAAGGAAGATATGCTATTGTTTTACCTTATTCAAAAAAATATGGTGGGATTGGCACAGAAATTGATGGTATATTAGTTGAGAAAGCTATCATTCCAGATGATTCAATAATACCTCTTCCACCAGATTATATAGAAAAGTTTATTTTATATCCTTTCGTTAGCATTGGATTACAGCTAAGGAAAATAGCAAGAGGAGAAAATGTTCTGATTATAGGTGATGGGTTAACAGGGTTAGTTTCTGCACAAATGCTTGTAGGTTATGCAAACAGAATTAGCATGTTTAGGGACGATGCCTATAAAATAAAGATTTATGGAGTTGAGGAAGTCAAAGAAATTGACAATAAGAAATGGGAAGTGATATTGATTACAACTATGAGGAGTTGGCCAAGAGCTGTATTAAGATCTTTACCTATTGATGCCGTAGTTATAATGCCTAGGTTTATGAATACTTGGCCTGCTTTGAGTCCTAATAATATAAAACTAATAGAACCTGCAAAAATTAGTGGAGTTTTCGAATACATAGAAAGTGAAATTACTGATAAATTCTTTAATGAACTTATTGGGATATCCGATGATCTATTCTCTTCGATTCCCACTTCAAAACCCGGAATCATAATTAATATCGAGAAATTATTTAAGAAAATCTAA
- a CDS encoding PLP-dependent aminotransferase family protein: protein MFERFLSKDVSNLRSSEIRDLLKLTEGKKVISLAGGLPDPTTFPVEEIRKITDDVLREKPDRALQYSTTSGIIEFKKELVNLSRYRGISGINENNTFVTVGSQEALFMIFNLLVDPGDTVIVEMPTYLAALNILRARKPNFIGVHLTQNGPDLDELERKVKESINNGKKPKLMYVIPTAQNPGGTTMSLNDRKKLLEIAQKYDFLLIEDDAYGFLVFDGEAPPPLISLDKEGRVIYTSTFSKILAPGLRLGWVVAQEEFIREMELYKQNIDLHTPTLTQMIAMEAIRRGVIQNQLPLIRRVYKEKRDVMLAALEKYFPKEAIWSRPVGGMFVFAWLPQKIDTVKMLEESMKRGVAYVPGSSFYHDYSGRNTMRLNFSYPTKQELEEGIKILGNTILDFLK, encoded by the coding sequence ATGTTCGAAAGATTTCTTTCAAAAGACGTATCAAATTTAAGGTCATCAGAAATTAGAGATTTATTAAAACTGACTGAAGGAAAAAAAGTTATTAGTTTGGCTGGCGGTTTACCAGATCCGACTACTTTCCCCGTTGAAGAGATTAGAAAAATAACTGATGATGTGCTTAGAGAAAAACCCGATAGAGCCCTACAATACTCAACAACGTCAGGGATTATTGAGTTCAAAAAAGAGCTTGTTAACCTATCAAGATACAGAGGAATAAGCGGTATAAATGAAAATAATACATTCGTAACTGTAGGAAGCCAAGAAGCCTTATTTATGATATTTAATCTCCTAGTTGACCCTGGGGATACTGTAATCGTAGAAATGCCTACATATCTTGCTGCACTCAATATTCTTAGAGCAAGAAAACCTAATTTTATTGGAGTACATCTTACACAAAATGGTCCAGACCTCGATGAATTAGAAAGAAAAGTAAAAGAGAGCATAAATAATGGTAAAAAACCAAAACTAATGTACGTTATACCCACAGCTCAAAACCCTGGAGGAACAACAATGAGTTTAAATGATAGAAAAAAGCTTCTTGAAATAGCTCAGAAATACGATTTTCTACTCATAGAAGATGATGCTTATGGCTTTTTAGTCTTTGATGGAGAAGCGCCACCACCACTTATAAGTTTAGATAAAGAAGGAAGAGTAATTTATACTAGCACATTTAGTAAAATACTTGCACCCGGTTTAAGGTTAGGATGGGTTGTAGCACAAGAAGAGTTTATAAGAGAAATGGAGTTATACAAACAGAATATAGATTTGCATACTCCTACACTTACTCAAATGATAGCAATGGAGGCAATAAGGAGAGGAGTTATACAAAATCAGTTACCATTAATCAGAAGAGTGTATAAGGAAAAAAGAGATGTAATGCTAGCCGCATTAGAGAAATACTTCCCAAAAGAAGCTATCTGGAGCAGACCAGTGGGAGGGATGTTTGTTTTTGCTTGGTTGCCACAAAAAATAGATACAGTAAAGATGTTAGAGGAAAGTATGAAAAGAGGAGTAGCCTATGTCCCTGGATCTAGTTTCTATCATGATTATTCTGGGAGAAATACTATGAGATTAAACTTCAGCTATCCTACTAAGCAAGAACTAGAAGAAGGTATAAAAATCCTAGGAAATACTATATTAGATTTTCTTAAATAA
- a CDS encoding nicotinamide mononucleotide deamidase-related protein: MEIWYAEIINIGNEILTGRTVNTNASHIARRLTSLGYTVRRITVVRDEIEEIVSAFKEAISRRPKIIISTGGLGPTYDDKTNEGLAKALNIELELNEIAYKMLLEKYSKLNIEITEERRKMAIMPKGSIPVENNVGVAPGILILYQGITILATPGVPKEMEDVVENFIKKYLKDRPNVKYLETSFLLEGVMESTIAPYVKQLVKKYDLYIKTHPKGQELSKPLLEIQIAGSSENEAEIKERIQKASEELKEIGVKLGGVITQS; this comes from the coding sequence GTGGAGATTTGGTACGCTGAGATAATAAACATTGGAAACGAGATCCTTACGGGAAGAACAGTTAATACTAACGCTTCTCATATAGCGAGGAGGTTAACGTCATTAGGATATACTGTAAGAAGAATAACAGTAGTTAGAGATGAAATTGAGGAAATAGTTTCAGCTTTTAAAGAAGCTATTAGTAGAAGACCTAAAATTATTATATCTACTGGTGGCTTAGGACCTACTTATGATGATAAAACTAATGAAGGTTTAGCTAAGGCATTAAATATAGAGTTAGAATTAAATGAAATTGCTTACAAAATGTTATTAGAAAAATATTCCAAACTTAACATAGAAATAACTGAGGAAAGAAGGAAAATGGCAATAATGCCTAAAGGTTCAATCCCAGTAGAAAATAACGTTGGTGTAGCTCCCGGCATACTTATTCTCTATCAAGGTATAACTATTTTAGCTACGCCTGGAGTACCTAAAGAAATGGAAGACGTAGTGGAGAATTTTATTAAAAAATATCTGAAAGATAGACCTAATGTTAAGTATTTAGAAACGAGTTTTCTACTAGAAGGTGTAATGGAATCAACAATTGCCCCATATGTTAAACAGCTTGTTAAAAAATATGATCTCTATATAAAAACTCATCCTAAGGGACAAGAACTATCAAAACCGCTACTGGAAATTCAAATAGCCGGAAGTTCAGAAAATGAGGCTGAAATAAAAGAAAGAATTCAAAAAGCATCAGAAGAATTAAAAGAAATAGGGGTTAAATTAGGTGGAGTAATTACGCAAAGTTAA
- a CDS encoding alpha/beta hydrolase, with the protein MFAYLPNGIRIFYEDEGKYENKTIILIHHLAGSVNSWKYITPSLSEKFRVIVYDLRGHGRSSTPPGPYKIEEHSEDLKELIEELGIKDPIIVGHSIGSLVAIDYALHNYVKKLILIGALYKAPNPEPYQKYISIAMNLGMVALAEYRRSQGELSNSLINNPTLWKDFINIYSENTPLGYKYAVEGLLSAKDYSKELQRIDSNVLLIYGDEDKLSTNVTVFQQNIRNLHLQIFKGYGHFLNLEEPKGLIEAIVNFA; encoded by the coding sequence ATGTTTGCTTATCTTCCAAATGGAATTAGAATTTTTTATGAAGATGAAGGAAAATACGAAAATAAAACTATTATTCTAATTCATCATCTTGCAGGAAGTGTTAATAGTTGGAAGTATATTACGCCCTCATTATCCGAAAAATTTAGAGTCATTGTATACGATTTAAGGGGACATGGAAGATCCTCAACTCCTCCAGGTCCCTATAAAATAGAAGAGCACTCAGAAGATTTAAAGGAGCTAATAGAAGAACTTGGAATAAAAGACCCAATAATTGTTGGACATTCTATAGGTTCTCTAGTAGCAATAGATTATGCCCTACATAACTATGTTAAGAAACTTATTTTAATAGGGGCTTTATATAAAGCACCTAACCCTGAACCTTATCAGAAATATATTTCAATAGCCATGAATTTAGGAATGGTTGCATTAGCAGAATATCGTAGAAGTCAAGGAGAACTTTCAAACTCTCTGATAAATAATCCAACTTTATGGAAAGACTTTATTAATATTTATAGTGAAAACACACCTTTAGGCTATAAATACGCTGTAGAGGGTTTACTTTCAGCAAAAGATTACTCAAAGGAATTACAAAGAATAGATAGTAATGTATTACTAATTTATGGCGATGAAGATAAATTATCTACAAATGTTACTGTGTTTCAGCAAAATATACGCAACTTACATTTACAAATATTTAAGGGTTATGGTCACTTCTTAAACCTAGAGGAGCCAAAAGGGCTAATAGAGGCTATAGTTAACTTTGCGTAA
- the pheT gene encoding phenylalanine--tRNA ligase subunit beta, giving the protein MPTISVYKWRLLNELKISEVQLEDLLFNLKSEMKPIDQDHIEIEINNDRPDLLFVYGIIRSIKGLLKKELGEPSYSIKDTDYVFEVKEVPNRPYALAAVVEDINFDDELLKELIQFQEKLHITVGRKRKKIAIGLHDLKKIDSKHIIYTVVNLDYKFIPLNSDKEMSVREILESTPQGKEYGNISLLDGKMPAIMQDDGQILSLPPVINSEKTKIDTKTQSLLIDVTGTSLDTVIFTLDVIVTNLAEMGGKIGEIKVISPYADKSPLLQHKSIKITTEYINKILGTNLNKNEIIEYLKMARFDINDLGKEIEVTIPPYRNDILSQIDITEEVAITYGYNNLSPSPYKIEKIGSLANRTKLIRVLRDLSVGGGFTEIFTFTLINESFLLGDFVKILNPITVDYNSVRNSLLPSMLIFLSKNQHARMPIRVFEIGDVVIRNENTETGYSNKLNASYAIMNSRVSFEELQAPLHEILNSLGINPLYKRDTHPLFIEGRTASIYVNNKKIGIIGEVNPNILEKIDIEYPIVMSEIYLDEIKDIL; this is encoded by the coding sequence ATGCCGACAATTAGTGTATACAAGTGGCGATTATTAAATGAGTTAAAAATTAGTGAAGTCCAATTAGAAGATTTACTATTTAATCTGAAGTCTGAAATGAAACCAATAGACCAAGATCATATAGAGATAGAAATAAACAATGATAGACCAGATTTACTTTTTGTCTATGGAATTATTAGATCAATAAAAGGACTTCTTAAGAAAGAGCTAGGAGAACCAAGCTATAGTATAAAAGATACTGATTATGTATTCGAGGTTAAAGAAGTACCAAATAGGCCTTATGCTCTAGCAGCTGTTGTTGAGGATATTAACTTTGATGATGAATTGTTAAAGGAACTTATTCAATTTCAAGAGAAACTTCATATAACTGTTGGGAGAAAAAGGAAAAAAATTGCTATAGGACTACATGATTTAAAGAAAATAGATTCTAAACATATTATCTACACAGTTGTTAATTTAGACTATAAATTCATTCCATTAAACTCAGATAAAGAAATGAGCGTAAGAGAGATCCTTGAGTCAACACCTCAAGGAAAAGAATATGGAAATATTTCACTTTTAGATGGAAAAATGCCTGCAATAATGCAAGATGATGGACAAATTTTAAGTTTACCACCAGTTATAAATTCAGAAAAAACTAAGATTGATACAAAAACTCAAAGCCTTTTAATAGATGTTACTGGAACCTCGCTCGATACAGTTATATTCACACTAGATGTTATAGTTACTAATCTTGCGGAGATGGGCGGAAAAATTGGTGAAATAAAAGTAATTTCACCATATGCTGATAAATCTCCATTACTTCAACATAAATCTATAAAGATAACAACAGAATATATAAATAAAATTCTTGGAACAAACCTAAATAAGAATGAAATAATAGAATATCTAAAAATGGCCCGCTTTGATATTAATGATTTAGGAAAAGAAATAGAAGTTACAATTCCTCCATATAGAAATGATATATTATCTCAAATAGATATTACAGAAGAAGTAGCAATTACATATGGATATAATAATTTGTCACCATCACCATATAAAATAGAAAAAATAGGTTCCTTGGCTAATAGAACTAAGCTAATACGAGTATTAAGGGACTTAAGTGTTGGTGGAGGATTTACAGAAATATTTACATTTACTTTGATTAACGAATCGTTTCTTCTTGGAGATTTTGTTAAAATACTTAACCCAATTACAGTTGACTATAATTCAGTAAGAAACTCACTTTTACCAAGCATGTTAATATTCTTAAGCAAAAATCAACATGCTAGAATGCCTATTAGAGTCTTCGAAATAGGAGACGTTGTAATTAGAAACGAGAATACTGAAACTGGCTATTCAAATAAATTAAATGCTTCATATGCCATTATGAATAGTAGAGTAAGTTTTGAAGAACTACAAGCTCCGCTCCATGAAATTCTAAATAGTCTTGGAATAAATCCTCTATATAAAAGAGATACTCATCCCCTCTTTATAGAGGGAAGGACCGCATCTATTTATGTAAATAATAAAAAGATAGGAATTATTGGTGAAGTTAATCCAAATATATTGGAAAAAATAGATATTGAATACCCAATTGTAATGAGTGAAATTTATTTAGATGAAATAAAAGACATACTTTAA